The window ACAGCCTCCCCCGCCTGCAGCCGGATCACATAGATCCCTGCCGGCAGCTCGGACGTGTCGAAATACAGGGTATGTTGCCCAGGCGATTGAGCCTCGTTAAGAAGCGTCATAACCTGCCTGCCAGAGCTCTCATGCAACGTAATTCTGATTGTTGTATTTATTGCCAACTGCCAACTGCCAACTGATCTTTGGTCTCAGCTATCTGATATCTGATCTCTGATCTTCCAAAGGCCGGATTCGGAAAAACCTGCAGCCTGAAGCTTGCAGCCTGAAGCTCCTCCACTCCCTCCCACATGATATCCTCGTCAGCACCAATGTCAACATACGCATCACCCGGCCTCGTCTCCCCCTCAAGATCCCGGTCCGGGGCGTAATAAACGATCCCGCCGATCTCTATCTGGTCAATGCCGGCATCCCAGCACGGACTGTCACTCCAGCTGATGTGGAACATTGTATCATCCACAAATTCAGGATCTTCATTCATGTTCCCCTCACCTGTCCAACCGCCATCAACATTAGAGTATACCATACCAAGTTGACTGTCAATGGTTACAATTTCGGAGCTGAAATTTGCGAAATCGTTCCAGAGGATCGTATTCATCACAATGGCATCTGATCCCCACAAATAAAGACCTCCGCCAATTTCCTCTGCTTCGTTCTCAGTGATGGTGTTGTTGATGATTTGCAGGAACTGGGTGTGCTCATCGTAACTATAGATTCCTCCACCCAGAGAGGCTGTATTATATGCGATCAGATTGTTCACTACTTTCGCACCTGCACCCCAGAAGTTAATCCCTCCTCCCAGGCATTCCATCCCTACAAAATAGTTGTCGGTTATCCTGTTGTACTTAAGTTCAAGGGTTGTGTCGGTAATGGCAATACACACTCCAGCCCCCCTGCCATTGGTCGTTCCATCCATAGAATTCCCTGTGATCATATTATTACTGATTTCCCCATGGTTTTTATAAATGAACACACCACCGCCTGAACATTGATAAGCAATGTTTGACGACGAATATAGTTCATTCCCTGTAATGAT of the Bacteroidales bacterium genome contains:
- a CDS encoding T9SS type A sorting domain-containing protein; this encodes MAINTTIRITLHESSGRQVMTLLNEAQSPGQHTLYFDTSELPAGIYVIRLQAGEAVVTQKVVVLSH
- a CDS encoding right-handed parallel beta-helix repeat-containing protein, translating into MKPHLLLTTVAMCLFRTITAQIIHVPGDQPSIQAGIDAASDGDTVLVDEGTYYENIDFIGKAITVASWFIIDSDSDHIEYTVIDGSQPVNPDKAAVVTFNSGEDTTSMICGFTITGGGGNFYPSIPIVGGGGIACDNSGATICDNHIEYNTIETSFYAEGAGIGTGPPDADIFLVIRNNRIRHNTLSTYSIGAGGGMSIRTDARIINNEITDNMAESISQYVNGGGLYSGGWNTFNTVEIRNNIITGNELYSSSNIAYQCSGGGVFIYKNHGEISNNMITGNSMDGTTNGRGAGVCIAITDTTLELKYNRITDNYFVGMECLGGGINFWGAGAKVVNNLIAYNTASLGGGIYSYDEHTQFLQIINNTITENEAEEIGGGLYLWGSDAIVMNTILWNDFANFSSEIVTIDSQLGMVYSNVDGGWTGEGNMNEDPEFVDDTMFHISWSDSPCWDAGIDQIEIGGIVYYAPDRDLEGETRPGDAYVDIGADEDIMWEGVEELQAASFRLQVFPNPAFGRSEIRYQIAETKDQLAVGSWQ